In Oxyura jamaicensis isolate SHBP4307 breed ruddy duck chromosome 33, BPBGC_Ojam_1.0, whole genome shotgun sequence, the following are encoded in one genomic region:
- the TAC3 gene encoding tachykinin-3, giving the protein MHDVSRAGGCVGTALAVCWPRTPRRHDVVGSWRAHVGALGPRCDCACNGCHGACVGVELQGGGATPRGPHWRLSSRPPTPCHGQSPLFSSARLPALGCFTSRLSVPESCRRSLRPLPLATPQPPEARDALPALQLRAEQVPTPRARSPAPARMRSRAVLALLALALPLALARFAAAPPPGPALRSQSGPGPEPLPPVLPWRARGDPRAAFAALLQLLREEDAGPPALASPQKRDMHDFFVGLMGKRTVEPGRAAGEDRGAAKPQQRG; this is encoded by the exons ATGCATGACGTgtccagggctgggggctgcgtgGGCACGGCGCTGGCTGTGTGCTGGCCCCGTACCCCGAGGCGGCACGACgtggtggggagctggagaGCCCACGTGGGCGCGCTTGGGCCGCGGTGTGACTGCGCGTGTAACGGGTGTCACGGTGCCTGCGTGGGCGTTGAGCTGCAGGGTGGGGGTGCCACCCCCCGCGGCCCCCATTGGCGGCTCTCCTCTCGCCCACCCACGCCGTGCCACGGGCAGAGCCCCTTATTTAGCTCCGCACGGCTGCCAGCGCTGGGGTGCTTCACCTCCAGGCTGAGCGTGCCCGAGAGCTGTCGGCGCAGCCTGCGGCCGCTGCCTCTCGCCACTCCACAGCCACCAGAGGCAAGGGACGCGCTGCCCGCACTGCAGCTGAGGGCTGAGCAGGTCCCCACACCCCGTGCCAG GTCGCCCGCCCCGGCGAGGATGCGGAGCCGCGCGGTGCTCGCCCTGCTCGCCCTGGCCCTGCCGCTCGCCCTCGCCCGTttcgccgccgccccgccgccgggccccgcgcTCCGCTCCCAG agcggccccggccccgagccGCTGCCCCCGGTACTACCCTGGAGAGCCCGCGGCGACCCCAGAGCCGCCTTCGccgccctgctgcagctgctgcggGAGGAGGACGCCG GTCCCCCGGCGCTGGCGTCTCCCCAGAAGC GGGACATGCACGACTTCTTCGTGGGGCTCATGGGGAAGCGGACGGTGGAGCCCGGTAGGGCGGCGGGGGAGGACCGGGGGGCGGCGAAGCCGCAGCAGAGGGGCTGA
- the ZBTB39 gene encoding zinc finger and BTB domain-containing protein 39 → MGMRIKLHSTNHPNNLLKELNKCRLSETMCDVTILVGTRSFAAHKAVLACAAGYFQNLFLNTGLDAARTYVVDFITPANFEKILSFVYTSELFTDLINVGVIYEVAERLGMEDLLQACHSTFPDLESSAIPKQPSLAMGEGRSAPLSSASSEQNHSLGEIRSGGEHFGPERGYILHGEAAGSYKEDDRNNASESSQALALMQQQQPPKTEQEPDVGQFAPAVSMAAQPSLGGVNIVVQTTTSSCQQYKVQSNGDYSKGGFFTTDASLDISTGSNSCPSNSDHSKEQGFVQMDELQLEDLGEDELHFEDASEELGPSEEVIELSDDSEEELAFENDSRDSKAMPCQVCKKVLEPNIQLIRQHARDHVDLLTGNCKVCETHFQDRNSRVTHVLSHIGIFLFSCDMCETKFFTQWQLTLHRREGVFDNNVIVHPSDPLPGKVGAFGGGSGSELACAACGKPLAKDFHTVRNHILDHVNLKSQTCGVCDQRHLSLCSLMWHALSHLGISVFSCSICANSFVDRHLLEKHLAVHQNVEEALFRCHFCGQSFKLEAAYRYHVSQHKCGGGLDIRPSFGDRLQPQGLQKRKLPEEFLSEDLALQSQPGNSKYSCKVCGKRFAHTSEFNYHRRIHTGEKPYQCKVCHKFFRGRSTIKCHLRTHSGALMYRCTVCGHYSSTLNLMSKHIGVHKGSLPPDFTIEQTFMYIIHSKDAEKNADS, encoded by the coding sequence ATGGGCATGAGGATCAAGCTGCACAGCACCAACCACCCCAACAACCTGCTGAAGGAACTCAACAAGTGCAGGCTCTCCGAGACCATGTGCGACGTCACCATCTTGGTGGGCACCCGCTCCTTCGCCGCGCACAAGGCCGTCCTGGCCTGCGCCGCTGGCTACTTCCAGAACCTCTTTCTGAACACGGGGCTGGACGCCGCTCGGACCTACGTCGTGGACTTCATCACCCCAGCCAACTTCGAGAAGATCCTCAGCTTCGTGTACACCTCGGAGCTCTTCACAGACCTGATCAACGTGGGCGTCATTTACGAGGTGGCGGAGCGGCTGGGCATGGAGGACCTGCTGCAGGCCTGCCACTCGACCTTCCCCGACTTGGAGAGCTCGGCCATCCCCAAGCAGCCCTCCCTGGCCATGGGTGAGGGCCGGTCGGCTCCTCTGAGCAGCGCCTCCTCTGAGCAGAACCATTCTCTGGGGGAAATCCGGAGCGGCGGGGAGCATTTCGGCCCCGAGCGCGGTTACATCCTGCACGGGGAGGCAGCGGGCAGCTACAAGGAGGACGACAGGAATAACGCAAGCGAAAGCAGCCAGGCCCTTGCCctgatgcagcagcagcagcctcccaaGACGGAGCAGGAACCAGATGTGGGGCAGTTTGCTCCTGCCGTGAGCAtggcagcccagcccagcctgggtgGCGTGAACATCGTTGTTCAAACCACCACGAGCTCCTGCCAGCAGTATAAAGTCCAGAGCAACGGTGACTACAGCAAGGGCGGCTTCTTCACCACTGACGCTTCCCTGGACATCTCCACGGGAAGCAACTCCTGTCCCAGCAACAGCGACCACTCCAAAGAGCAGGGCTTTGTGCAGATGGATGAGCTTCAGCTGGAGGATCTGGGCGAGGATGAACTGCACTTCGAAGATGCCAGCGAGGAGCTGGGCCCGTCAGAAGAAGTCATTGAGCTGAGCGACGACAGCGAGGAAGAGCTGGCCTTTGAGAACGACAGCCGGGATAGCAAGGCCATGCCCTGCCAGGTGTGCAAGAAGGTGCTGGAGCCCAACATCCAGCTGATCCGCCAGCACGCCAGAGATCACGTTGACCTGCTGACCGGGAACTGCAAGGTCTGCGAAACCCACTTCCAGGACCGGAACTCCAGGGTCACTCATGTTTTGTCCCACATCGgcatcttcctcttctcctgcGACATGTGTGAGACCAAGTTCTTCACCCAGTGGCAGCTCACCCTGCACCGCAGAGAGGGGGTGTTCGACAACAACGTCATTGTCCACCCCAGCGACCCGCTGCCGGGGAAGGTCGGCGCGTTTGGCGGAGGATCCGGCTCGGAGCTGGCATGCGCCGCCTGCGGGAAGCCTTTGGCCAAAGACTTCCACACCGTCCGCAACCACATCCTGGACCACGTGAACCTGAAAAGCCAGACGTGCGGCGTATGCGATCAGAGGCACCTGAGCCTCTGCAGCCTGATGTGGCACGCCCTGTCTCACCTGGGGATCTCGGTCTTCTCCTGCTCCATCTGCGCCAACAGCTTTGTGGACCGGCACCTCCTGGAGAAGCACCTGGCCGTCCACCAGAACGTGGAGGAGGCCCTTTTCCGCTGCCACTTCTGCGGGCAGAGCTTCAAGCTGGAGGCAGCGTACCGCTACCACGTCAGCCAGCACAAGTGCGGCGGCGGCCTGGACATCCGACCCAGCTTCGGTGACCGGCTCCAGCCGCAGGgcctgcagaagaggaagcTGCCCGAGGAGTTCCTGAGCGAAGACCTGGCACTGCAGAGCCAGCCAGGCAACAGCAAGTACAGCTGCAAGGTCTGCGGGAAGAGGTTTGCCCACACCAGCGAGTTCAACTACCACCGGAGGATTCATACCGGAGAGAAGCCCTACCAGTGCAAGGTGTGCCACAAGTTCTTCCGCGGCCGCTCCACCATCAAGTGCCACCTGCGGACGCACTCAGGGGCCCTCATGTACCGCTGCACCGTGTGCGGCCACTACAGCTCCACGCTCAACCTCATGAGCAAGCACATAGGCGTGCACAAAGGCAGCCTGCCCCCGGACTTCACCATCGAGCAGACTTTCATGTACATTATCCATTCCAAAGATGCGGAGAAAAACGCGGACAGCTGA
- the GPR182 gene encoding G-protein coupled receptor 182, producing MAETTAAPSEAPTLPNEYGDYHNWSELFHLFNYTYTFCEFSLDENVKRVVLFILYLVIFVVGLVENLLVIWVNWQTRGNKSLVNLYIINMAIADLGVLLSLPIWMLEVMLDYTWLWGSFLCRFTHYFYFANMYASIFFLTCLSVDRYVSLTSSSLFWRKHQHRARRIVCACSWVLAAAIPFLEVAHMQLVNTGEPICIFMAPFETYDEWALAVSLATTTIGFLIPFPIITVFNVLTARFLKRTKPESRKHCLLIYAYIIVFLVSWLPFHVTLTLLTLDGNHIILHCTFAHFLYFFYDIIDCFTLLHCVINPILYNFLSKNFRSKLISAVVKYIPKDLAGQKGADNSSSTTQHSIVITKDNNPPN from the coding sequence ATGGCTGAGACAACTGCTGCCCCCAGCGAGGCGCCCACTCTCCCAAATGAATATGGGGACTACCACAACTGGTCTGAGCTGTTCCACCTCTTCAACTACACCTACACATTCTGCGAGTTCAGCCTGGATGAGAACGTCAAGCGGGTCGTCCTCTTCATCCTCTACCTGGTCATCTTCGTGGTGGGCTTGGTGGAGAACCTCCTTGTCATCTGGGTCAACTGGCAGACACGGGGCAACAAGAGCTTGGTGAACCTCTACATCATCAACATGGCCATTGCCGACCTCGGAGTGCTGCTCTCACTGCCCATCTGGATGCTGGAGGTGATGCTGGATTACACCTGGCTCTGGGGCAGCTTCCTCTGCCGCTTCACGCACTACTTCTACTTCGCCAACATGTACGCCAGCATCTTCTTTCTCACCTGCCTGAGCGTGGATCGCTACGTGTCCCTGACGAGCTCCTCCCTCTTCTGGCGTAAGCACCAGCACCGGGCACGCCGCATCGTCTGCGCGTGCAGCTGGGTCCTGGCAGCAGCCATCCCCTTCCTGGAGGTTGCTCACATGCAGCTGGTCAACACCGGAGAGCCCATCTGCATCTTCATGGCCCCCTTCGAGACCTACGACGAGTGGGCGCTGGCGGTCAGCTTGGCCACCACCACCATTGGGTtcctcatccccttccccaTCATCACCGTTTTCAACGTCCTGACGGCCAGGTTCCTGAAGCGCACCAAGCCGGAGAGCAGGAAGCACTGTCTGCTCATCTACGCCTACATCATCGTGTTCCTTGTCAGCTGGCTGCCCTTCCACGTCACGCTCACGCTGCTCACCCTCGACGGCAACCACATCATCCTCCACTGCACGTTCGCTCACTTCCTCTACTTCTTCTACGACATCATAGACTGCTTCACCCTGCTCCACTGCGTGATCAACCCAATCCTCTACAATTTCCTAAGCAAAAACTTCCGCAGCAAGCTCATCTCTGCCGTGGTGAAATACATCCCCAAAGACCTAGCCGGACAGAAAGGTGCAGACAATTCCTCCTCCACCACGCAGCACTCCATAGTCATCACGAAGGACAACAACCCCCCCAATTAA
- the LOC118155611 gene encoding retinol dehydrogenase 5-like — MGRIASFGGGYCPSKYGVEAFSDSLRREMRPFGVQISIIEPGGFRTGMTDPGVLVKALEHLWERLPAETQAAYGSRYLETYARRMALLHRLSSSRLSIVTGCVQHALLARCPRSRYTAGWDARLAFLPLSYCPAWLSDTIITFILPSPAGGTPARP, encoded by the exons ATGGGCCGGATCGCCTCCTTTGGCGGGGGGTACTGCCCCTCCAAGTACGGCGTGGAGGCCTTCTCCGACAGCCTCAG GCGCGAGATGCGCCCCTTCGGGGTGCAGATCTCCATCATCGAACCCGGCGGCTTCCGGACGGGGATGACCGACCCCGGGGTGCTGGTGAAGGCCTTGGAGCACCTCTGGGAGAGGCTCCCAGCAGAGACCCAGGCAGCCTACGGCTCCCGCTACTTGGAGACCT ATGCCCGGCGCATGGCCCTGCTGCACCGCCTGAGCAGCTCCCGCCTGTCCATCGTCACCGGCTGCGTGCAGCACGCGCTGCTCGCCCGCTGCCCCCGCAGCCGCTACACGGCCGGCTGGGACGCCCGGCTCGCCTTCCTGCCGCTCAGCTACTGCCCAGCCTGGCTCTCTGACACCATCATCACTTTTATCCTGCCCAGCCCGGCCGGGGGGACACCTGCACGCCCCTGA
- the PRIM1 gene encoding DNA primase small subunit codes for MARFEPAALPELLPVFYRRLFPHGAYGRWLGYGGAAKNYFQLREFSFTLRDDVYVRFQSFGSPQELERELQKINPYKIDIGAVYSHRPSQHNTVHLGAFQPMEKELVFDIDMTDYDDVRTCCSSAEICSKCWTLMTIAVRIIDRALVEDLGMKHRLWVYSGRRGVHCWVCDDAVRKWSPALRAAAVEYLTLVKGGAETVKKVNLVEPIHPFIRRSVNVVEKYFEEYALVGQDILGSPERWDKVLALVPEEHREPLQSDFPKKRDSVQRWELLKSKMERTRRAPNTGKSAPCYADWEIMLQYCFPRLDINVSKGVGHLLKSPFSVHPKTGRISVPLDLQRLDQFDPFAVPTISSLCHELDAAGDDGEQE; via the exons ATGGCGCGGTTCGAGCCGGCGGCGCTGCCCGAGCTGCTCCCGGTGTTCTACCGGCGGCTCTTCCCGCACGGCGCCTACGGCCGCTGGCTCGGTTACGGCGGCG CGGCGAAGAACTACTTCCAGCTGCGGGAGTTCTCCTTCACGCTGCGGGACGATGTCTACGTGCGCTTCCAGTCCTTCggcagcccccaggagctggagcgggaGCTGCAGAAGATAAACCCCTACAAGATCGACATCGGGGCCGTCTACTCCCACCGG CCCAGCCAGCACAACACGGTGCACCTGGGGGCCTTCCAGCCCATGGAGAAGGAGCTGGTCTTCGACATCGACATGACGGACTACGACGACGTCCGGACGTGCTGCAG CTCGGCCGAGATCTGCTCCAAGTGCTGGACCCTGATGACCATCGCTGTTCGCATCATTGACCGCGCGCTCGTGG AGGACCTGGGCATGAAGCACCGCCTGTGGGTGTACTCGGGCCGCAGGGGCGTCCACTGCTGGGTGTGCGACGACGCAGTGCGGAAATGGTCCCCAGCGCTGCGCGCGGCCGCCGTGGAGTACCTGACGCTGGTGAAG GGTGGAGCAGAGACCGTGAAGAAAGTGAACCTCGTGGAGCCCATCCACCCGTTCATCAG GCGGTCGGTGAACGTGGTGGAGAAGTACTTCGAGGAGTACGCGCTGGTGGGCCAGGACATCCTGGGCAGCCCGGAGCGCTGGGACAAGGTGCTGGCCCTCGTCCCGGAGG AGCACCGTGAGCCGCTGCAGAGCGACTTCCCCAAGAAGCGGGACTCGGTGCAGCGCTGGGAGCTGTTGAAGAGCAAGATGGAGCGGACGCGG cgGGCACCAAACACCGGGAAGAGCGCACCGTGCTACGCGGACTGGGAGATCATGCTGCAGTACTGCTTCCCACGCCTCGACATCAACGTCAGCAAAGGCGTCGGGCACCTGCTGAAGAGCCCCTTCAGCGTCCACCCCAAAACAG GCCGCATCTCGGTGCCGCTGGATCTGCAGAGGCTGGACCAGTTCGACCCATTCGCCGTCCCCACCATCAG CTCCCTGTGCCACGAGCTGGACGCGGCCGGCGATGACGGGGAGCAGGAG
- the IKZF4 gene encoding zinc finger protein Eos, producing the protein MDIEDCNGRSYISGSGDSSLEKEFSSAIVGPAVSTPNSQHSSPSRSLSANSIKVEMYSDEEASRLLSQDERMLEKEDSVIVEDSLSEPLGYCDGTGQEPHSPGGIRLPNGKLKCDICGMVCIGPNVLMVHKRSHTGERPFHCNQCGASFTQKGNLLRHIKLHSGEKPFKCPFCNYACRRRDALTGHLRTHSVSSPTVGKPYKCNYCGRSYKQQSTLEEHKERCHNYLQSLNTEPQSLASQQGDEMRDLEIVPDSLLHPSSDRPTFIDRLANSLTKRKRSTPQKFVGEKQMRFALSDLPFDVNAGFEKDVEMVSAHHPLDPSYGSSLSLMGGEHLRPLRLPPTNCISEVTPVISSVYTQVQPLPGRLEMPGSREAAEGHEDVADGVQVVYRGREPGVSPSNGCQDSTDTESNHEERTSQLPAGNCASSRQSPAYAKEDPKVPEGPPAARSTPSSAKDALRVVNEDGEQIRAFKCEHCRILFLDHVMFTIHMGCHGFRDPFECNICGYHSQDRYEFSSHIVRGEHKVG; encoded by the exons CAAACTCGATCAAGGTGGAGATGTACAGCGATGAGGAAGCCAGCCGGCTGCTGTCACAGGACGAGCGGATGCTGGAGAAGGAGGACAGCGTGATCGTGGAGGACTCGCTCTCGGAGCCCCTGGGCTACTGCGACGGGACGGGCCAGGAGCCGCACTCCCCCGGCGGCATCCGGCTGCCCAACGGCAAGCTGAAATGCGACATCTGCGGCATGGTGTGCATCGGCCCCAACGTGCTGATGGTGCACAAGCGCAGCCACACCG GAGAGCGGCCGTTCCACTGCAACCAGTGCGGAGCCTCCTTCACCCAGAAGGGAAACCTCCTGCGCCACATCAAGCTGCACTCCGGCGAGAAGCCCTTCAAATGTCCCTTCTGCAACTACGCCTGCCGCCGGCGGGACGCGCTCACCGGCCACCTGCGGACGCACTCCG TCTCCTCCCCCACAGTCGGCAAGCCCTACAAGTGCAACTACTGCGGCCGCAGCTACAAGCAGCAGAGCACGCTGGAGGAGCACAAGGAGCGGTGCCACAACTACCTGCAGAGTCTCAACACTGAACCGCAGTCGCTGGCCAGCCAGCAAG GTGACGAGATGCGAGACCTGGAGATAGTGCCGGACTCCCTGCTTCACCCCTCGTCCGATCGGCCGACGTTTATTGACCGGCTGGCGAACAGCCTCACCAAACGGAAACGATCGACACCTCAGAAATTCGTGG GGGAGAAGCAGATGCGATTCGCCCTCTCCGACCTCCCCTTCGACGTGAACGCCGGCTTCGAGAAGGACGTGGAGATGGTCTCGGCCCACCACCCCCTGGACCCCTCCTACGGCAGCTCCCTGTCCCTGATGGGAGGCGAGCACCTGCGCCCGCTCCGGCTGCCCCCCACAAACTGCATCTCGGAGGTCACCCCCGTCATCAGCTCCGTCTACACCCAGGTGCAGCCCCTGCCGGGCCGCCTGGAGATGCCGGGGAGCCGGGAAGCCGCCGAGGGGCACGAGGACGTGGCGGACGGGGTGCAGGTGGTGTACCGGGGCCGGGAGCCGGGCGTTTCGCCCAGCAACGGCTGCCAGGACTCCACGGACACGGAGAGCAACCACGAGGAGCGGACGTCGCAGCTGCCGGCGGGGAACTGCGCCAGCAGCCGCCAGAGCCCAGCCTACGCCAAAGAGGACCCCAAGGTGCCGGAGGGGCCCCCGGCCGCCCGCTCCACGCCCAGCTCAGCCAAAGACGCCCTGCGCGTGGTCAACGAGGACGGGGAGCAGATCAGGGCCTTCAAGTGCGAGCACTGCCGCATCCTCTTCCTCGACCACGTCATGTTCACCATCCACATGGGCTGCCACGGCTTCAGAGACCCTTTCGAATGCAACATCTGTGGCTACCACAGCCAGGACCGGTACGAGTTCTCCTCCCACATAGTGCGGGGCGAGCATAAAGTCGGCTAA